AAAATCCTTCTTTTTTTTTAAGAAAAATACAAAAAATTCCTGAATTTGGAGGAATGGTAGGTTTTTTATGCATATTTATAATTTTTTCAATCGTCGCAAAAGAATTCTTAAGTTTGGGTAATATTTCATCAGTGCTTACATTAGCTGCAGAATTAGGAATCGTAACAATAGGCATGTCACTACTGATGATATCTGGTGAATTTGACCTTTCAGTCGGTTCTATGTATGCATTTTCTGCTTATCTCGTGGGAGTATTGTGTAATCATGGCGTACCTTCTTTGTACGCTTTGATATTAACATTAGCAATTGGGGGTCTTATCGGAGCAGTTAATGGCATAATTACTGTAAAATTTGGGGTCCCATCTTTTATAACCACTTTAGGTATGATGTTGTTTTTAAGAGGTATATTATACGCAGTGACAGGTGGGAGTTCCGTCTCTTATTTAGGTGATCCTTTCATCGTAACTATATTTGGTCAAAAATTTGAGTCAAGTAGCATTTTAGGTTATTTTAGACCATCACACTTTTGGTATTTTGCATTTTTAGTAATTTTCTCAATTTTACTAACTAGAACTCCTTATGGAAACCATGTATTTGCGGTAGGCGGGAAAACTGAAGCCGCACAAGCCATGGGAGTGAATATTAAAAAAATAAAAATCATAAATTTCATGACATGCTCCATTTTAGCTTCTCTTTCAGGGACAATAGTTCTTAGTAGACTACTCATAATATCCCCAGTGGTCGGGCAAGGAATGGAACTCGAAGCTATTGCAGCTGCTGTTATCGGAGGTGTTTCACTTCGCGGAGGGTATGGAACGATCTTTGGAACGATTTTTGGAACACTTTTAATATCAATGACAA
This genomic window from Nitrososphaerota archaeon contains:
- a CDS encoding ABC transporter permease, giving the protein MRAPQNPSFFLRKIQKIPEFGGMVGFLCIFIIFSIVAKEFLSLGNISSVLTLAAELGIVTIGMSLLMISGEFDLSVGSMYAFSAYLVGVLCNHGVPSLYALILTLAIGGLIGAVNGIITVKFGVPSFITTLGMMLFLRGILYAVTGGSSVSYLGDPFIVTIFGQKFESSSILGYFRPSHFWYFAFLVIFSILLTRTPYGNHVFAVGGKTEAAQAMGVNIKKIKIINFMTCSILASLSGTIVLSRLLIISPVVGQGMELEAIAAAVIGGVSLRGGYGTIFGTIFGTLLISMTRNGLLLAGAPPYWYSAFVGVILLIATLINMKVIERKV